The sequence below is a genomic window from Deltaproteobacteria bacterium GWC2_55_46.
TTTTGGCGGAGCTGGGGGCACCAATGTCACTTACGATCAGTTTGGGAACCCTATTACGATAAATTCGGCCTGGATGAGCAGTCCCACAGGCACAGAGCTTGACGGCGCAACCATCCTGCTTTCTACAACAGTCGGAGGCCTCACCGTCGGCAATACCTATTCTCTCATGTTCGGTATTGCGGACACCTATGACCACATCTACGACAGCACTGTCTACATCAGCAACTTCAGGTTCACGAGCGGGCAGGATGTGGGCACGAACCCGACCCAGAACAATCCGGTTCCTGAGCCCTCCACGATTATCCTCCTCGGCACAGGGCTTGCCGGACTCGGCTACTATGCCAGGAAGAGACAGAGGAAGTCATAATAGACCGGCAAGTCTCGCTGTTTTTGATACGGAAGCTTCAGGCCAGCTTCGTAGATACCGTTTTGCCTGTCAAGCCTAAATTGATCCAATTTTTGGATTGAACGGCTTTCGGGTTTTTATTACGCCATAGATTATGTGAACTAGTTTCCTCATCACGGCGCAGACGATGACTTTGCCGTTTTTGCTGTTCTCCTTGAGGCGGCGTTGGAAAACTGAGACGACCGGATTGAATCTCTTCTTAGCCTCGCGTTGCCTGTCTTACAGAGCCGTGGTTTGCCTTTCACGGATGTGCCTGAGATTTTGTCCCGATGTTTTATATTTTTTAATGGTGCGCAGAGCGCACCCTACGAAGCTGTAGGGTGCGCTCTGCGCACCATTTTTTACTCTGCCTCTATGCCATTAAACTCAATAACGCCTCCGCCCCAATCCGGAGATTACGGCGTCGCGCACTCGGAGGGACTGCCTTTTATCTTCTCAATGGTGTGATTCAAGGCTGGCATTACTACGGCGAGGTTCTCCCTTACGGCCCTGGGGCTTCCGGGTAGGTTTATTATAAGCGAACACTTCCTTATCCCGCAGACAGCGCGGGATATCATGGCGTTTGGCGTCTTCTTGAGGCTCTCGGCACGCATGGCCTCTGCCATGCCGGGTAGCTCCCTTTCTATCACCGCCTTTGTGGCCTCAGGCGTAACGTCCCTGGGAGTCACCCCCGTGCCGCCGGTCGTAAGTATCAGATCGTATCCGATGTCGGCGTATTCGATGAGCTTGGCCTTTATAACGTCGACCTCGTCAGGGATGACCTCATAGGCCTTTACCTCGGCGGGGAGCTCTTTTATCATGCGCTCTATCTCCCTGCCGCTTAAGTCCTCCCTCTCCCCGCGAGCTCCCTTGTCGCTCATTGTGAGTATGCCTACGGTTACCATATCTTCCTCACGGCGTCTCAGAGACCCAGACATCACCCTTGCCTGTCGTCTCGCGCTTCCATATCGGGGTCGTCCTCTTAAGCTCTGTTATCGCCCACTCGCAGGCCATGAAGGCGTCGTTACGGTGGGCCGACGCGGCGACTATAAGGACGATGTTCTCCCCTATATCGATCTTGCCGACCCTGTGGACTATGCCAATCTCTATAATGTCGAAGTTCTTAAGCGCCCTCTCCCTTATATCGGCAAGCTTCTTCTCGGCCATGCCGGGGTAGTGCTCGAAATCGAGGCCTGTTATGGTCTCACCCTTCGAGAAATCGCGCGCGGCCCCTAAAAAGACGACCACGCCTCCGATGCCCTTTGAGGCGGCCATGACCAGCTCTACCTCTTTATCTATCGAAAAGTCCTCATTCTGTATCCTTGCGAGCTGAGACATTTTTCATCCCTGAGAAAATTTTTGTTAAGGAATCTCTGATTAATTCGCGATTGTACGTCATTGTGAGCGAAGCGAAGCACTACCCGCCTGAGAACGGGGGCAGAAAGCCCACCTCGTCACCGTCTGTAACAATGGTGTCGTTCCTGGCGAACTCCTGGTTAACCGCGATAAGGAGTGAGCGGCTGTCGATAAGCGTCGAAAGCCCCGGAAAATCCCTCTTTATAAAAGACTTAAGCTCCTCCACTGTGATGGGGGAGCTTACATCGTACTCCTTGACCTCTGTTTTTGCCAGCCCCTTGAGCATGGCGAAGAACCTTACCGTTATCATGGGTGCGCTTGCTTGTACTCCGGGTCATAGGGCCGGTTCACATCCAGCCTGCCCCTGTTGGAGGCCTTGGCGAAAAGCTCCTTGAAAGAGTCGCCGTCCCTCGGGAAGATCGAATAGCCGTAAAGGATATCGGTCTTGCCCTCGGAGAAGGCCTTCTTGAAAGAGTCTTCGTTCGCGATGACCTCGGTTATCGAATAAAGGAGCCTCGTTACCTTCTCGTCTGTGTCGAGGAAGAGGAAGCCGAAGGTCTCCTCGTTAAGCCTTACGACGACGTCGAAGCTCCGCGTCTTTCTCCTGATGTGTCCTACGAGCACGGATTCGAACTCGGCCTTGCCGGAGCCGAAGTCCTTGAGCCCCGCTATGCGGACTGTGGCGAGCACAAGGCCCCTGTCAAAGCGCCTTGCCCGGTTTAGCTCCTCGTCGACCCTCTGCTCGAATATCTGCAGCGGCGGCGGCCCTGAGGCCACGGCCTCTTTCCTTAATTCCATCGGCTCGGGCGTCTTTATGTTCAGGAGGGATTTCTCGGCGTAGACCGAGAACCGCGCGAGTATCTCTCCGTCCTGCTTTGAGAAGGCGCACGGGAAAAGCGAGTTGTCTCCGGTCTTGTTGAAAAGCGACAGCACACCAGCCACCTCGTCATCGACTAAAAGCGGCCTTGAGATGACCGACCTGATGTAGGGGCTGGCGTCTTCCGAGAACTCGCGGGAGACCGGCTCTTTTCTCCGGAGGACCTCCATCACAGTCTCCTTCTCGAACGGCAGGAAGTACTCCCGCACCTTGGCGTCGTCAAGTCCGAAGGTGGCGGCTGTCTGGAACCTCTTCGAGCCTGCCTGTTTTATGCGAAGCAGCGACCCTTCGGCCCCGAGTATCGCCGCCGGGGTTGTTGCGATGATGGTGACGAGCCTTTTCGGGTCTTTTATCGATATCATCTCGAGGCCCGCCTCGTCCACGGCGAACATCTTCCGCGAGCGCATCTTCTCTCTTTCGTTCTGCTTGTGCTTCCATACGCTCTCGGCGAGAAGCGTTCTTATGTCTTTCAGGAAAGATTCATGGTAGACCGAAAGGCCCTGGTGCGAGATTATCTGCCCGTTCAGGGTGCCTACGAGCTGCCCCTTCGCTATCATCGGAAGGGACATGTAAACCCGCTTCGTGTGCCCGTGCTCTGTCCTATCTACGAGGAAGGTGTCGGCCATGCCCTCAAGGGAAGAGCCCTCGATGCCTTCGCCCGGCCTCAAGGTCAATAGCCCGATGCCCTTGCTGTCCCTTATGCTCGAAGCCTGGAGCATGAGCCTGCCTGAGTCGTCGTCATAAATATAGATAAAACAGGTGAGCCCCGGTATTATCTCGACGAGTCGCTTTGCGACCGCGCCAAGGCGCCGCTCCAGCGGTATCTGGGTGGACATGATCGAGTCCACCTCTTTCCAGAAGGTGAACTTAGCCGAGTCCACCCGGAGGCTTTCGTACTCGTTCGACCTCTGTATGACCTCAGCCGCAAGCCCCGCAAGGCTTGAAAGGAAGCCGAGGTCGTCTTCGGTAAATACGTGCACCGATTCGCTCGAACTTACGTTTATTACGCCTATCACATCGCCCTTTACGACAAGCGGGACGCTCATCGCGCTCTTTACGTCGCTCCTCTCCATCGGCCTGGAGAATTCCCCTGTCCTGGCCTTGCCGCTTATAAGGAGCGGCTTCCCGGTCTGGGCGACCTTGCCGGATACGCCCTCGCCCATGGAGACCCTGATCTTTCTTACTACCTCCTCATCCATGCCCTTGGCTATCTCGACCCGAAGCATATTCTCTTCGTTTATGAGCATGATGGAGCCGCGCTCGGCCATGGTCGATTCTGTGGCGAGCTTCAAGATCACGGAGAGCAGCTCTTTTCTGTCGATTGAAAGCCTTACGGCGTCGACTATCTCGCGGAAGGCTGAAAGGAGGTTCATCTGCTCGTGTATCTTGTCCTGCCCAGGGCCTTCCTGAGGCGTGGAAGTCCTTACCCCCCAGAGAAGGCGCGTGGAAAGGGGGCCGAGCTTCTCGACGTCCCTGAACTCCGGGGCTTCGAGAAACTTCTCGGTAGAGTGGTCCTGAAGGGCGTTTACGATTATATCTACGCGCGCCTTCTTTATCTTTTCAAGATCGGTCGTTATCTCGATATTGAACTTGGGCGGAATGCGGTAGCCGAGCTCCTTCAATTTAAAGAGCATGGCGTTTGGGTTCGGATCGGCTATGAGGCAGACCTTGCTCCGCCTGTCTGAAAGGAGCACGGGCAGGAGCTTTAGCCCCTCTTTATTGGCGCCGATTATGGCTATGTTCTTGACTTCCCCTGCCATCCTCAGACCTTCTCCAGTATGCCAAGCTCAAGGAGCCTGTTCATAAGCCTTATAGACTCGATGTCGCCGACGTTGCCGCCATGCTCGATCCCCTTGCCCCTGGCCTCGTCGAGCCTCCTCAAGCCCTCGAGGATAAGCCCCTCTGGAGATTCGCTGATGGTCCTCTCAGGGCTCGGGGTGTCAGGCTCGACCTCGAACTCGCCGTCCTTCCACGAAAGGAGCTGGTAGAAGGCATCCGGGCCTGTAAGGTCCCTGAAGGCGGCGTGGACTATCAGGCCGTCTTTTATATAGACACGTCCATAGCCATGCTCTGAGCCCAGGTGCACGGCTACCGTCTTCCTCTCGGCATTGAATATCTGGACGATGTCCACCAGGCCCATGTCCTTGAGCCTGCCCTTTACTCCCACGGGAGCCTCCCAGGGGGGTCTCAAATACCCCCTTTTTCCACGTCTATTCTATCCCAAAGACAAGATTTTATCTATCACTAATTATTTAAGAAAAGGCTACTCCCGTATCTGCCCTTCTCCGTAGATTATAAACTTCTGGGTGGTAAGCTCCTCAAGGCCCATAGGCCCGAAGGCGTGTATCTTGGTGGTGGAAATACCTATCTCCGCGCCAAGGCCGAGCTGGAAGCCGTCTGAAAACCTCGTTGACGCATTCACAAGGACGGTCGATGAGTTGACCTCGCGCAAAAACCTCTGAGAGTTGGCGTAATCGCTCGTTACTATCGACTCTGTATGTAGAGAGCCATACCTGTTGATATGGTCTACAGCCTCGTCAAGACCGTCCACCACCTTTACGGCCAGGATGAGGTCAAGGTACTCGGCGGACCAGTCTTCGACTGTAGCCGCCTTTATATCTTGCACTACCTGCCTTGTCCTCTCGCATCCCCTTACCTCCACCCCTGCCGCCCTGTACTTCTCCAACATCGCCGGCAGGAACTTTCCGGCTATATCCTTATGGACAAGGAGCGTTTCCATGGAGTTGCATACCCCCGGCCTTTGCACCTTGGCGTTGAAGGCTATCCTTTCGGCCATGTCGATATCCGCAGAAGAGTCTATAAATACATGGCAGACGCCCTTATAGTGCTTTATTACCGGTATCTTTGAGTTCTCGACCACGAACCTTATAAGCCCCTCCCCGCCCCTGGGGATTATGAGGTCTATATACTCCTCAAGCTTGAGCATCTCAAGTATCGCTTCCCTGTCCGTGGTCGGTATTACCTGTATCGAGCGCGAAGGCACGCCAGAGGCCTCGCAAGCCTCATTGAGTATTTTGGCTATCGCGTTGTTCGAGTTTATGGCCTCGCTCCCCCCGCGAAGCACCACAGCGTTCCCGGATTTCAAGCAAAGTCCGGCGGCGTCAGCCGTGACGTTCGGCCTGGACTCATAGATGATGCCGATGACACCGATAGGGATCCTCATCCTGCCGACCATGAGGCCGTTCGGCCTCTTCCACATCTTCGTCACCTCTCCGACAGGGTCGGGTAGCGCCGCAACCTCACGGAGCCCGGCGGCCATCGTAGCGATGACCTTATCCGAGAGGGTAAGCCTTTCTATCATGGCCTTCGTAAGCCCCTTCTTCTCAGCGGCCTCGATGTCCTTTTTGTTCTCTTCCTTTAAAAAAGCGGCGGCGGCCACAACCCCGTCTGCCATCTTAAGAAGCGCCCTGTTCTTCGCGGCGCTCTCTAGCT
It includes:
- a CDS encoding molybdopterin biosynthesis protein MoeE, yielding MSQLARIQNEDFSIDKEVELVMAASKGIGGVVVFLGAARDFSKGETITGLDFEHYPGMAEKKLADIRERALKNFDIIEIGIVHRVGKIDIGENIVLIVAASAHRNDAFMACEWAITELKRTTPIWKRETTGKGDVWVSETP
- a CDS encoding molybdenum cofactor biosynthesis protein: MVTVGILTMSDKGARGEREDLSGREIERMIKELPAEVKAYEVIPDEVDVIKAKLIEYADIGYDLILTTGGTGVTPRDVTPEATKAVIERELPGMAEAMRAESLKKTPNAMISRAVCGIRKCSLIINLPGSPRAVRENLAVVMPALNHTIEKIKGSPSECATP
- a CDS encoding glutamate-5-semialdehyde dehydrogenase; protein product: MSVKDGVLEIAKAARQASFGLAKLESAAKNRALLKMADGVVAAAAFLKEENKKDIEAAEKKGLTKAMIERLTLSDKVIATMAAGLREVAALPDPVGEVTKMWKRPNGLMVGRMRIPIGVIGIIYESRPNVTADAAGLCLKSGNAVVLRGGSEAINSNNAIAKILNEACEASGVPSRSIQVIPTTDREAILEMLKLEEYIDLIIPRGGEGLIRFVVENSKIPVIKHYKGVCHVFIDSSADIDMAERIAFNAKVQRPGVCNSMETLLVHKDIAGKFLPAMLEKYRAAGVEVRGCERTRQVVQDIKAATVEDWSAEYLDLILAVKVVDGLDEAVDHINRYGSLHTESIVTSDYANSQRFLREVNSSTVLVNASTRFSDGFQLGLGAEIGISTTKIHAFGPMGLEELTTQKFIIYGEGQIRE